The following DNA comes from Fibrobacter sp..
TGAGCTTCTTCTGGGGAGGGTTCCCAGGGTTTTCTGGTACAGTCTTCTCGATCTGCCTCCGACCTGGGAGGCTACAACCAGGCACAAGGAGAGTGAGGGAAGCGCCTATTACCGTCATTTTTACATGGGGCTTATCAGGGCTGATGGTACGCCGAAGGAGGCAATTAATCATTTCAGTGCCGGGATGGGTATCTGTCAATGGTTCCATTTCAATGATCACAGGCTCCCCTTTGCGGTTGAGTGGCTCAGGAGTCTGGGGGTGAAGAAGTTAAGGACCGGGATAAGCTGGGCTGACTGGCACCGGCCCGATGCACTGAAGTGGTTTGATTATCAGATGGAGATGCTGCATGAGTTTGATGTCACTGTGACACTCTGTTTCACCCCTCCATCGAGGGGAAAGGTAGAAAGTATCACCAGTCCGCCGCTGGTATCTGAGGAGTTTGCTCAATTTGCCTCTGAAGTGGCATCAAGGTATGTGCTTTACAAGGGATGGAGACCTCCGGTTGAAAAATGTCAATCGGAAAGGGTGTGATTCTTTGAAAACTACCTTTTATCTGGTCCGGCACGGGGACATAGATCTTGCGGAGAGAATCCCGGGCAGGACTCCCGGACTGCATCTGAGCAGCAACGGGAAAAAGCAGGCGCAAAGGGTTGCAGAGATGCTTGGGGGGATAAAACTCGACGCGATCTACTCCAGTCCTCTTGACAGGACGGTAGAGACTGCAACTCCGTTATCAAGGGTTACCGGGCTTGAGATCATAAAAAATGATGCGCTGCTAGAGATCGATTTCGGGGATTGGACAGGCAGGAGATTTGAGGATCTTGAGAGTGTTTTCGGGTGGAAGCAGTTTCATTTTTACCGTAACGGCTGCATAATTCCCGGAGGGGAACTGATGATACATGTTCAGTCCCGCATGGTTTCTGAGATAATGCGATTGAGAAGTATGTATCAGGGGAGGGCTGTGGCGGTGTTCAGTCATAATGATCCTTTAAAGTCGGTACTGGCATATTTCATGGGGGTTTCACTGGATCTTTTTCTCAGGATTACTGTATCTACCGGTTCAGTAAGTGTTCTTGATCTTTGCGAGTGGGGCGGTATTGTCCGTTGTGTAAACATCACCTCCGATATTCCATCTCTGGACTGAGGAAAGATATGCGAATAGTGATTTTCGGTCTTTCGGTGAGTTCATCCTGGGGCAACGGTCATGCTACAATCTGGCGTGGACTTATCCGTGGATTGACTGAGAGCGGGCATACTGTGGCTTTCTTTGAGAAGGATGTCCCTTACTATGCGTTCTGCCGTGATTTTTCCGGGATAAAAGGCATGGAGCTTGTGCTTTACAAAGAGTGGGCAGAAGCGGAGAGCAGGGCCAGGGATAAAATACGGGAGGCAGATGTCGCGATAGTCACCTCTTACTGTCCTGATGCACTTTTGGCTTCCGCGCTTTTCAAGGGTGCGGATTGTTTGAAGGTTTTTTACGATCTTGATTCTCCAGTTACTTTAAAGTCTATAGAGATGGGGGTAACTCCGGAATACATAGGTGAGAAAGGGCTTAAGGGTTATGATCTGGTTTTGAGTTACACAGGTGGAATCGCTCTGGAGAAGCTGGTGATGGTTCTTGGAGCCAGGCACGCGCTTCCGCTTTACGGAAGCTTTGATCCCCGTACCCATTATTCGGTAAATTCAAAAGATGATTTCCGGTCTGATCTCTCCTATCTTGGAACCTATGCATCCGATCGCCAGTCAAAGCTTGAGGAGCTGTTCATAGAGCCCGCGCGTCAACTACCCAAGTCAAAGTTTGTTCTGGGAGGGGCACAGTATCCGGAGAATTTTCCCTGGGTAGAGAATATCATCTTTATGCAGCATATCTCTCCTCCCGATCATCCGGTCTTCTATTCATCCAGCCGTTTTACACTTAATATTACCCGGGGGCCGATGGCAGAGATGGGTTTTTGTCCATCAGGGAGGCTCTTTGAGGCTGCGGGGTGCAGGGTACCTGTGATAAGTGACTGGTGGCCTGGGCTGGAGACGTTTTTTGAGCCTGGGAAAGAGATTGTTGTTGTCAGGTCATCGGCGGAGGTAATGGAGGCATTGAAAATGGGTGAGGAGCAGAGGAAGGAGATTGCGGAGGCTGCGTACAGGAGAGCAATGAGTGAGCATACGGCAGAGAAAAGAGCAGGCGAGATGATTGATATACTGGAGAGTTTCTGATGAGCGGGACATGGGGGATAATTCCTGCTGCAGGGTGTGGGACGCGTATTCAGCCTCTGGCTTTCTCAAAAGAGCTTCTTCCGGTCGGCAGTTCAACCACATCGGGAGTTGAGCGTCCCAGGGCTATCTGTGAATACCTTGTGGAGCGCATGATCGAGGCAGGGGTGGAGAGGATAAATCTGATTATCTCACCTGGAAAGTGGGATATACTGAGGTACTTTGGAAGAGGCATGGGAGGAGTCCATTTCTGCTACACTGTCCAGCAGCAGCCATCCGGACTCTGTGATGCAATTTTCTGTGCATTGCCTTTTATCGGCAGAAGTGAACGGGTAATTGTGGGTCTTCCGGACACGGTTTGGTTTCCTGTAAATGGTTTGAAGCTTCTGCCTGAAGACAGACTGGCTTTTCTTCTTTTCCCTGTTTCCAGGCCGGAGTTCTACGATGCTGTGGATACTGAGCCTGATGGACGGGTGAAAAAGATTTATGTCAAGACAGCAGGGTTGAGAGACTTATGGATCTGGGGTGCATTCAGTATGCCCGGTGAGGTATTTCATCAGCTTTACGACCTGTGGATCTCCCGTTCTCCGCGGGATGAATATTTCGGTACACTTGTAAATGCTTACATAGAAAGTGGTGGTGAGGCAGTGGGGGTCAGGGAAGGGGAGTCTTATGTGGATGTTGGTACTTTAAATGGATACCGGGAAGCCATGAGATTGCTTTCCGGGAATGCACATTTGGTGGTGTAAAACCGGATAGGCGGGGAAATGAGTTCCGCTGTTGATTTTCTGTCGAGTCTAAGTGAGAAAGGCTCCGGGGTTCCAAGAATCCTGCTTTTCGTCGCTCATCCCGATGATGAGGTGATAGGGGCGGGTGGAATACTGAGATACATGAGGGGGGCGCATATTTTTCATGTAACAGATGGGTCACCGCGTAGCTGTACTGATGCTTTCGGTGCAGGATGTGCATCGAGGGAGGCTTATGCCAGGGTGAGGCGGGAGGAGTTGTTACTGGCATTGAAGTATGCAGGGTTTGGCCCTCATGATTGCAGCAGGATAGGAATGATCGATCAGGAGGTTTCATATAACATGGCGGGGCTCTCCTGGAGAGTTGCGGATATACTGGAGGAGTGGAGGCCGGAAGTTGTGTTGACACATGCTTTCGAGGGTGGACATCCTGACCATGATGCCACTGCGTTTTCCGTGAAATCGGCCTGCTCTCTACTGGAGAAAAAGGGGGTAGTTGCACCCCGGATAATCGAGTTTGCAAGTTATCATGGAAATGGTGGATGTGAAATTGTTGCAGGGGATTTTATCCCGTTTCCCGGGCACAATGTCTGGAGAGTAAAGCTCAGTGAGGTGGAGAGTGATCTTAAAAGGGGGATGATGGAGTGTTTCCGTTCTCAGAGGCGTACTCTGGCTGCTTTTCAGGTAGGAGAGGAGCGTTTCCGTTTCGCGCCTGACTACGATTTCAGGAAAGCTCCTCATGAGGGGGTGCTCTATTATGAGTTTTTTGACTGGGGGATGAGCTGTCGGAAATGGCTCGAGCTTGCACAGGAGGCATCAAGCCTGTTTGCTAAATAGTAATGAAATACAGTATTCTGAATGTGGCATATCCTTTCTCTGCATTAAGCAGCTCTGTAGCGGGGGGAGCCGAGCAGGTTCTTCTTGCGCTCGATTCCGCTATTGTCAATAATGGGCACAGATCATTTGTGCTTGCCTCTAAGGGGTCACAGGTAAGAGGGAAGCTTGTGGAGGGGATCTCTCATGATGGAATAATTGACAGAAAAAAGTGCGTAGAGGAGTACAGGAAGTACAGGGAAATACTGGAGAAGACAATTGTATCGGAAAACATAGATCTGGTACATTTTCATGGACTCGACTTTATAGAGTACCTTCCTTCAACCGGTATACCTATGCTGGTGACTCTTCATCTGCCGCTTGACTGGTATAAAAAGGGTTCATTTGATGGGAGGGAGGGGCTTTATTTCAACTGTGTCTCGCAGAGCCAGCAAAAAAGCGCCTTTTTCAGCAGGGGGCTTCTGGAATCTGTGGAAAATGGTATTCCGGTGCAGGATTTTCCACCCAGGCGCAGGCGCGGGA
Coding sequences within:
- a CDS encoding histidine phosphatase family protein, which codes for MKTTFYLVRHGDIDLAERIPGRTPGLHLSSNGKKQAQRVAEMLGGIKLDAIYSSPLDRTVETATPLSRVTGLEIIKNDALLEIDFGDWTGRRFEDLESVFGWKQFHFYRNGCIIPGGELMIHVQSRMVSEIMRLRSMYQGRAVAVFSHNDPLKSVLAYFMGVSLDLFLRITVSTGSVSVLDLCEWGGIVRCVNITSDIPSLD
- a CDS encoding glycosyltransferase — its product is MRIVIFGLSVSSSWGNGHATIWRGLIRGLTESGHTVAFFEKDVPYYAFCRDFSGIKGMELVLYKEWAEAESRARDKIREADVAIVTSYCPDALLASALFKGADCLKVFYDLDSPVTLKSIEMGVTPEYIGEKGLKGYDLVLSYTGGIALEKLVMVLGARHALPLYGSFDPRTHYSVNSKDDFRSDLSYLGTYASDRQSKLEELFIEPARQLPKSKFVLGGAQYPENFPWVENIIFMQHISPPDHPVFYSSSRFTLNITRGPMAEMGFCPSGRLFEAAGCRVPVISDWWPGLETFFEPGKEIVVVRSSAEVMEALKMGEEQRKEIAEAAYRRAMSEHTAEKRAGEMIDILESF
- a CDS encoding beta-xylosidase, with protein sequence MVEAVKIWNEPNNLSHWDFTIDTDWREFAGMASLGAMAVKQVCPSLSVVLGGISPIDPRFLSLLSGYGTLQYFDAVAVHGFPLDWNHWQIDEWPSKIEEIEDICSLPVWVTEAGASSFGAEEVQVFGLRRTTELLLGRVPRVFWYSLLDLPPTWEATTRHKESEGSAYYRHFYMGLIRADGTPKEAINHFSAGMGICQWFHFNDHRLPFAVEWLRSLGVKKLRTGISWADWHRPDALKWFDYQMEMLHEFDVTVTLCFTPPSRGKVESITSPPLVSEEFAQFASEVASRYVLYKGWRPPVEKCQSERV
- a CDS encoding PIG-L family deacetylase, yielding MSSAVDFLSSLSEKGSGVPRILLFVAHPDDEVIGAGGILRYMRGAHIFHVTDGSPRSCTDAFGAGCASREAYARVRREELLLALKYAGFGPHDCSRIGMIDQEVSYNMAGLSWRVADILEEWRPEVVLTHAFEGGHPDHDATAFSVKSACSLLEKKGVVAPRIIEFASYHGNGGCEIVAGDFIPFPGHNVWRVKLSEVESDLKRGMMECFRSQRRTLAAFQVGEERFRFAPDYDFRKAPHEGVLYYEFFDWGMSCRKWLELAQEASSLFAK
- a CDS encoding nucleotidyltransferase family protein, whose protein sequence is MSGTWGIIPAAGCGTRIQPLAFSKELLPVGSSTTSGVERPRAICEYLVERMIEAGVERINLIISPGKWDILRYFGRGMGGVHFCYTVQQQPSGLCDAIFCALPFIGRSERVIVGLPDTVWFPVNGLKLLPEDRLAFLLFPVSRPEFYDAVDTEPDGRVKKIYVKTAGLRDLWIWGAFSMPGEVFHQLYDLWISRSPRDEYFGTLVNAYIESGGEAVGVREGESYVDVGTLNGYREAMRLLSGNAHLVV